The following are from one region of the Gehongia tenuis genome:
- the uvrA gene encoding excinuclease ABC subunit UvrA has protein sequence MQNMIHIEGAREHNLKNVNIDIPRDKLVVFTGLSGSGKSSLAFDTIYAEGQRRYVESLSSYARQFLGQMEKPDVDYIDGLSPAISIDQKTTSRNPRSTVGTVTEIYDYFRLLYARIGTPHCPNCGKEIHQQSIDQMVDQVMALPERTRIQVMAPVIRGRKGEYLKLLEDMKKNGYVRARVDGEVYDLGDKIPLDRKKKHTIEIMVDRLVVKAGIERRLSDSLETALKLTGDVVLVDVVDGEEMLFSQNYACPECGISLEELTPRMFSFNSPFGACPTCTGLGYMMKIDPELIIPNPNLSIAEGAVQASGWLVKDPDSMANMYFRALAEHYGFSLDTPVKDLPKDVVDVILYGTRGKKIKVAYERQYGAGTYNTPFEGVITNLERRYKETSSDYMKEEYEQYMSNVPCPDCEGERLRKEALAVTVGGLSISQLTRLSVVQSDEFFKKLELSEKDEMIAAQILKEIHARLGFLRDVGLEYLTLSRAAGSLSGGEAQRIRLATQIGSSLVGVLYILDEPSIGLHQRDNERLLATLKNLRDLGNTLIVVEHDEDTMYAADHIVDIGPGAGEHGGHVVAQGTVEEIKANTASETGNYLSGRKFIPVPAKRKKPEGWLTIKGARENNLDNLNVKIPLGVFTCVTGVSGSGKSSLVNEILYKALARDLNRAKTRPGAYTAMEGVEQLDKVIAIDQSPIGRTPRSNPATYTGVFDQIRNVFAATVDAKARGYKNSRFSFNVKGGRCEACKGDGILKIEMHFLPDVYVPCEVCKGHRYNRETLEVKYKGKNIYEVLDMTVEEAMEFFRPLPAIFRKLETLNDVGLGYIKLGQPSTTLSGGEAQRVKLATELSKKSTGSTLYILDEPTTGLHVADVRKLVEILQRLADGGNTVVVIEHNLDVIKTADYIIDLGPEGGDGGGRVVAKGTPEQIVKNTDSHTARFLKKSLEQGRR, from the coding sequence ATGCAGAACATGATTCATATTGAGGGAGCCCGGGAGCACAACCTCAAGAACGTCAATATCGATATCCCGAGAGACAAACTGGTGGTTTTCACGGGCCTGTCCGGCTCGGGGAAATCCTCGCTCGCCTTTGACACCATCTATGCTGAGGGACAGCGCCGGTATGTGGAATCCCTTTCCTCCTATGCCCGGCAGTTTTTGGGTCAGATGGAGAAACCCGATGTGGACTATATCGACGGGCTGTCGCCGGCCATCTCCATCGATCAAAAGACGACCAGCCGCAATCCCCGTTCCACTGTGGGAACGGTAACGGAGATCTACGACTATTTTCGACTGCTCTATGCTAGAATTGGCACCCCTCACTGCCCGAACTGCGGCAAGGAGATCCATCAGCAGTCCATCGACCAGATGGTGGACCAGGTGATGGCTCTGCCGGAGCGGACCCGCATTCAGGTGATGGCGCCGGTGATCCGGGGCCGAAAAGGCGAATATTTGAAGCTTCTGGAGGATATGAAGAAGAACGGCTATGTTCGGGCCCGGGTGGACGGCGAGGTCTATGACCTCGGGGATAAGATTCCGCTGGACCGCAAAAAGAAGCATACCATTGAGATCATGGTGGACCGCCTGGTGGTCAAGGCGGGCATTGAGCGGCGTCTGTCCGATTCTCTGGAGACGGCGCTGAAACTCACCGGCGATGTGGTGCTGGTGGACGTGGTGGACGGCGAGGAGATGCTCTTCAGCCAGAACTATGCCTGTCCCGAGTGCGGCATCAGCCTGGAGGAACTCACGCCCCGCATGTTTTCCTTCAACAGCCCCTTTGGCGCCTGTCCCACCTGCACGGGCCTTGGTTATATGATGAAGATTGATCCTGAGCTCATCATCCCCAATCCCAATTTATCCATTGCCGAGGGTGCGGTGCAAGCCTCCGGATGGCTGGTGAAGGACCCAGACAGTATGGCCAATATGTACTTTAGAGCGCTGGCGGAACACTATGGTTTTTCCCTGGATACGCCGGTGAAGGATCTGCCAAAAGACGTGGTGGATGTCATTCTCTACGGCACCCGTGGCAAAAAGATCAAGGTGGCTTATGAGCGGCAGTATGGAGCGGGAACCTACAATACGCCTTTTGAGGGCGTCATTACCAACCTGGAGCGCCGCTATAAGGAAACCTCTTCCGACTATATGAAGGAGGAGTACGAGCAGTATATGTCCAATGTGCCCTGCCCGGACTGCGAGGGGGAGCGGCTTCGGAAGGAAGCGCTGGCAGTCACGGTGGGCGGATTGTCCATCTCCCAGCTTACCCGGCTGTCGGTGGTGCAGTCCGATGAATTTTTTAAGAAACTGGAGCTTTCCGAAAAGGATGAGATGATTGCGGCCCAGATTTTAAAGGAAATCCACGCCCGGCTGGGCTTCCTGCGGGATGTCGGGCTTGAATATTTGACTTTGTCCCGGGCGGCGGGGAGCCTGTCCGGCGGCGAAGCCCAGCGGATCCGTCTGGCGACCCAGATCGGCTCTTCCCTGGTGGGCGTGCTCTATATTCTGGACGAGCCTTCCATCGGACTGCATCAAAGAGACAACGAACGCCTGCTGGCCACCCTCAAGAATCTGCGGGATCTGGGCAATACGCTGATCGTGGTGGAGCATGATGAGGACACCATGTATGCGGCGGACCATATCGTGGACATTGGACCGGGTGCCGGAGAGCACGGCGGCCATGTGGTGGCCCAGGGGACGGTGGAGGAGATCAAAGCCAATACGGCCTCCGAGACGGGCAACTATCTGAGCGGCCGCAAGTTTATTCCCGTGCCTGCCAAGCGAAAAAAGCCTGAGGGGTGGCTTACCATCAAGGGAGCCCGGGAGAACAATCTGGATAATCTCAATGTAAAGATCCCGCTGGGTGTATTTACCTGTGTCACCGGTGTCTCCGGATCGGGCAAATCCAGCCTGGTCAACGAGATTCTTTACAAGGCGCTGGCTCGGGATTTAAACCGGGCGAAGACCCGCCCGGGAGCTTACACGGCCATGGAGGGCGTGGAGCAGCTGGATAAGGTGATCGCCATCGATCAATCTCCCATTGGCCGCACCCCGCGGTCCAACCCCGCCACCTACACCGGCGTGTTCGATCAGATCCGAAACGTCTTTGCAGCAACGGTGGACGCCAAGGCCAGAGGTTACAAGAACAGCCGCTTCTCCTTTAATGTCAAGGGCGGCCGGTGTGAGGCCTGCAAGGGCGATGGTATTTTGAAGATTGAGATGCACTTCCTGCCCGATGTGTATGTGCCCTGCGAGGTCTGCAAAGGCCACCGCTACAACCGGGAGACACTGGAGGTCAAATACAAGGGCAAGAACATCTATGAGGTTTTGGATATGACGGTGGAGGAGGCCATGGAGTTTTTCAGGCCGCTGCCCGCCATCTTCCGCAAGTTGGAAACGCTAAATGATGTGGGCCTTGGCTATATCAAGCTGGGCCAGCCGTCCACCACCCTGTCCGGCGGCGAGGCTCAGCGGGTGAAGCTGGCCACCGAGCTGTCCAAGAAGAGCACCGGCAGCACGCTGTACATTCTGGATGAGCCCACCACCGGTCTGCACGTGGCCGATGTGAGGAAACTGGTAGAAATTCTCCAGCGCCTGGCCGACGGCGGCAACACGGTGGTGGTGATTGAACACAATCTGGACGTGATCAAGACCGCTGACTACATCATTGATCTCGGACCGGAAGGTGGCGATGGAGGCGGCAGAGTGGTCGCCAAGGGAACTCCCGAACAGATCGTCAAAAATACGGACAGCCACACCGCCCGCTTTCTCAAAAAATCGCTGGAGCAGGGCAGGCGTTAG
- the uvrB gene encoding excinuclease ABC subunit UvrB has protein sequence MEKKRFELVSPYTPAGDQPQAIEKIANGILSGYRDQVILGVTGSGKTFTMANVIEKVQKPTLVIAHNKTLAAQLCSEFREFFPNNAVEYFVSYYDYYQPEAYIASSDTYIAKDSSINDEISRLRNSTTCSLNEREDVIVVASVSCIYGLGAPEDYYKMSISLRPGMAVEREHVLERLVEIQYERNDINFVRGTFRVRGDVVEIFPANELSHAIRVEFFGDEIDRLTEVDVLTGEVVALRAHAAIFPATHYVTSRENMDRAIQMIEGDLADQTRFFESQGKLLEAQRIQQRTNFDIEMLREIGYCTGIENYSRYMDGRYPGEPPFTLLDYFPKDFLLFIDESHVTVPQIRAMYNGDRARKEALVEYGFRLPAALDNRPLKFEEFQGRTHQVVYVSATPAPYELERSEQTVEQIIRPTGLLDPVIEVRPIRGQVDDLVGEIRKITSQGYRVLVTTLTKKFAESLTDYLRELEIKVRYLHSDIDTLERTEIIRDLRLGVFDVLVGINLLREGLDLPEVALIAILDADKEGFLRSETSMIQTVGRAARNVDGRVIMYADTITDSMRRTLDVTNRRRALQAAFNEEHGITPESVKKAVRDSLEITHDLEEDKTREEAEKAALQPKDVGKMIRRLETQMKKAAQQLDFELAASLRDRIIQLRREQNKE, from the coding sequence ATGGAAAAGAAGCGGTTTGAACTGGTATCCCCCTATACGCCTGCTGGCGATCAGCCCCAGGCCATAGAGAAAATTGCAAATGGCATCCTGTCCGGTTATCGGGACCAGGTTATCCTGGGCGTGACCGGTTCAGGCAAGACCTTCACCATGGCGAACGTGATTGAGAAGGTGCAAAAGCCCACCTTAGTGATTGCCCACAACAAGACGCTTGCAGCCCAGCTTTGTTCCGAATTCAGAGAATTCTTTCCCAACAATGCTGTTGAATATTTTGTCAGTTATTACGATTATTACCAACCAGAGGCCTATATTGCGTCCTCCGATACTTATATTGCCAAGGATTCCTCCATCAACGATGAGATCAGCCGGCTTCGGAACAGCACTACCTGTTCGCTGAACGAGCGGGAGGACGTGATTGTGGTGGCCAGCGTGTCCTGCATCTATGGTTTGGGCGCGCCTGAGGACTATTACAAGATGAGCATCTCACTGCGGCCGGGAATGGCCGTGGAACGGGAGCATGTGCTTGAGCGGCTTGTGGAGATCCAGTACGAGCGCAACGATATCAACTTCGTGCGCGGTACCTTCCGGGTACGGGGGGACGTGGTGGAAATTTTCCCCGCGAATGAGCTCAGCCATGCGATTCGGGTGGAGTTCTTTGGCGATGAAATTGACCGGTTGACCGAAGTGGATGTTCTCACCGGCGAGGTGGTGGCACTCAGGGCTCATGCGGCCATTTTTCCCGCCACCCATTACGTGACCTCCCGGGAGAATATGGACCGGGCTATTCAGATGATTGAGGGGGACCTGGCCGATCAGACCCGCTTCTTTGAAAGCCAGGGCAAGCTCTTGGAGGCCCAGCGCATCCAGCAGAGAACCAATTTTGATATTGAGATGCTCCGGGAGATTGGATACTGTACGGGCATTGAAAATTACAGCCGTTATATGGACGGGCGCTATCCCGGCGAACCGCCTTTTACGCTGCTGGATTACTTCCCCAAGGACTTTTTGCTGTTTATTGACGAGTCTCATGTGACCGTGCCGCAGATTCGGGCCATGTACAATGGTGACCGGGCTCGCAAGGAAGCGTTGGTGGAATACGGTTTTCGTCTGCCGGCGGCATTGGACAACCGTCCCCTCAAATTTGAGGAGTTTCAGGGGCGCACCCATCAGGTGGTGTATGTGAGCGCTACGCCGGCGCCCTACGAGCTGGAACGTTCGGAACAGACGGTGGAGCAGATCATCCGGCCTACCGGGCTTCTCGACCCGGTGATCGAGGTCCGGCCCATTCGCGGTCAGGTGGACGATCTGGTGGGCGAGATTCGCAAGATCACCTCTCAGGGCTACCGGGTGCTGGTGACCACGCTGACCAAGAAGTTCGCGGAGAGCTTGACGGATTACCTGCGGGAGCTGGAGATCAAGGTACGCTATCTTCACTCCGACATTGATACGCTGGAGCGCACGGAAATTATCCGGGATCTCAGGCTGGGCGTATTCGATGTGCTGGTGGGCATCAACCTGCTTCGGGAGGGACTGGATCTTCCGGAGGTGGCGCTCATCGCTATCCTGGATGCGGACAAGGAGGGTTTTCTCCGGTCCGAGACCTCCATGATTCAGACCGTGGGCCGTGCCGCCCGAAATGTGGACGGCCGGGTCATCATGTATGCCGACACCATCACCGATTCCATGCGCAGGACCCTGGATGTGACCAACAGGAGACGGGCTCTGCAGGCCGCCTTCAACGAGGAGCACGGCATCACGCCGGAGAGCGTGAAGAAGGCGGTGAGGGACAGCCTGGAGATCACCCATGATCTGGAGGAGGATAAGACGCGGGAGGAGGCGGAGAAGGCTGCCCTGCAGCCCAAGGACGTGGGCAAGATGATCCGCCGCCTGGAGACCCAGATGAAGAAAGCCGCTCAGCAGCTTGATTTTGAACTGGCCGCAAGCCTTCGTGACCGCATCATCCAACTCAGAAGAGAACAGAACAAGGAGTAA
- a CDS encoding glycosyltransferase, translated as MEICFCSSIFDMNYYDLLQKDSKVPLSLADHNLNSSIIHGLDDNLLRPITLINTIPIPTYPNYPKILIRQQKWSHTEQSEDVHTGYINLPIFKQFSKAITTFTSLGKWIRGHSDKDLVIFVYDAHPYLCIPILLQKKLHPRVKTVIIAPDVPTTVASFVGRGRWKQVHEMYSHLKLWLEKRFDMYILTTKYMVDKLGIGDKPYVVVEGIYGGDKQDQHAVHSEDEKKIIFYSGALREAYGIKNLVEAVCGIDDSAYELWICGAGELASYVEDMAKKTKRVKYYGFVNGEKIAELQQQSTVLVNPRQNSGEYTKYSFPSKTMEYLASGKPVIGYRLDGFPEEYGDYIHYVPDNTVEALRAKIVEICSLNVQTRQNIGSISRKFILEQKTPKAQCGKIVKMLGAENNK; from the coding sequence ATGGAAATTTGTTTTTGCAGCAGCATTTTTGATATGAATTATTATGATCTATTGCAGAAGGACAGCAAAGTCCCACTGTCTCTTGCTGACCATAATCTCAATAGTAGCATTATTCATGGTCTAGACGACAATCTTTTAAGGCCGATTACGTTGATTAATACTATTCCGATTCCTACTTATCCAAACTATCCCAAGATACTAATTAGGCAGCAGAAGTGGTCGCATACTGAACAATCTGAAGATGTTCATACGGGATATATTAATCTGCCTATTTTTAAACAATTTTCAAAAGCAATTACAACTTTCACCAGCTTAGGGAAATGGATAAGAGGGCACTCGGATAAAGATCTTGTCATATTTGTATATGATGCTCATCCATATTTATGTATCCCGATTCTGCTTCAAAAAAAGTTGCATCCTCGAGTTAAAACGGTGATAATTGCGCCTGATGTTCCTACGACTGTGGCCTCGTTTGTAGGTCGCGGCAGGTGGAAACAGGTGCATGAAATGTACAGTCATTTAAAACTGTGGCTGGAAAAAAGATTTGATATGTATATCCTTACTACAAAATATATGGTGGATAAGCTGGGAATTGGGGACAAGCCCTATGTAGTTGTAGAAGGAATTTATGGCGGAGATAAACAAGATCAGCATGCCGTTCATTCAGAGGATGAAAAGAAAATCATTTTTTATTCAGGTGCTTTACGAGAGGCTTATGGTATAAAAAATCTAGTAGAGGCGGTATGTGGAATTGATGACAGCGCGTATGAATTGTGGATATGTGGCGCTGGGGAGCTTGCTTCCTACGTTGAGGATATGGCTAAAAAAACAAAGCGTGTGAAATATTACGGCTTTGTAAATGGAGAAAAAATTGCTGAATTACAACAGCAGTCTACGGTCCTAGTAAATCCAAGGCAAAATAGTGGGGAATATACGAAATATAGTTTTCCTTCTAAAACCATGGAATATTTAGCTTCTGGGAAACCGGTGATTGGTTACCGACTGGATGGATTTCCGGAGGAATATGGTGATTATATTCATTATGTACCGGATAATACTGTGGAGGCGTTGCGTGCTAAGATAGTGGAAATCTGCAGTCTAAATGTCCAAACTAGACAGAATATCGGAAGCATTAGTCGAAAATTTATTTTGGAGCAAAAGACGCCCAAGGCACAATGCGGGAAGATCGTTAAAATGTTAGGCGCTGAAAATAACAAATAA
- a CDS encoding NAD-dependent epimerase/dehydratase family protein, translating into MWTELDVYHADLENISTESALKWERFRGKTVFVTGATGLIGQTVVGAIVYSCAKRNINVRVLALTRSYEKGKAKFENLLKSHHNLDFIIGDVRSLPKIDEKIDYIIHGASVTESDAFIKHPVETIKTSLEGTINVLELAKQKAVTSVVYLSSMEVYGSPHVKAILTEDDLGDVNPLSVRSCYPESKRMAENLCISYASEYDVNVKIARLAQTFGPGIDREDRRVFAQFARCAQKGDDIVLLTDGSSERMYVYTMDAVSAILMILLEGGSGEAYNVANKETYCSIKEMAEMVARVLCGPKRSSVVIKNNARENVKYPPNHYLFLDTTKIESLGWIPRVGLSEMYKRMTDTTF; encoded by the coding sequence ATGTGGACTGAATTGGATGTGTATCATGCAGATTTAGAAAATATTTCGACGGAGTCTGCATTAAAATGGGAGAGATTTAGAGGGAAAACCGTATTTGTTACGGGAGCCACTGGATTAATTGGCCAAACAGTTGTTGGCGCAATTGTTTATTCGTGTGCAAAAAGAAATATTAATGTCAGAGTTTTGGCCTTGACAAGAAGCTATGAGAAAGGGAAAGCTAAATTTGAAAATCTGCTTAAATCGCATCATAACCTGGACTTCATAATTGGCGATGTACGGTCTCTGCCAAAGATTGATGAAAAAATTGACTATATAATTCATGGTGCAAGCGTTACAGAAAGCGATGCCTTTATAAAGCACCCTGTTGAAACTATAAAGACTTCGCTTGAAGGCACCATAAATGTACTTGAGCTTGCAAAACAAAAGGCCGTTACTTCGGTAGTTTATCTATCAAGCATGGAAGTATACGGTTCTCCTCATGTTAAAGCTATTTTAACTGAGGATGATCTTGGGGATGTAAATCCGTTGTCCGTGCGCAGCTGTTATCCAGAAAGTAAAAGAATGGCGGAGAATCTTTGTATTTCTTACGCATCAGAATATGATGTTAATGTTAAAATCGCCAGACTTGCTCAAACTTTTGGGCCGGGGATTGACAGAGAAGATCGGCGTGTGTTTGCACAATTTGCGCGGTGCGCGCAAAAAGGAGATGATATTGTTCTTCTGACAGATGGTTCAAGCGAAAGAATGTATGTATATACTATGGACGCTGTGTCAGCCATTTTGATGATACTATTGGAAGGCGGATCGGGAGAGGCCTATAATGTTGCGAATAAAGAAACTTATTGTTCCATCAAGGAGATGGCCGAGATGGTAGCAAGAGTTTTATGCGGCCCCAAAAGATCATCGGTTGTGATTAAAAATAATGCCAGGGAGAATGTAAAATACCCTCCAAATCATTATTTATTTTTAGATACAACGAAGATTGAATCCTTGGGATGGATTCCGCGGGTTGGATTATCTGAAATGTATAAAAGGATGACGGATACAACGTTTTAA
- the ispD gene encoding 2-C-methyl-D-erythritol 4-phosphate cytidylyltransferase, with product MNTALIFAGGTGQRMNSRTLPKQFLELHGKPIIIHTLEHFEKHQDIDAIVVVCLETWIEHLKCLLKKFSIEKVVEIVPGGANGQESIFHGLRALHDRYPDDTVVLIHDGVRPLIDRETISLNIESVLKNGNAITVSHVVETVAVGNEDGTLGDIFDRSKVVFAKAPQSFYLGHIFEAHMKAIEEGLKEFIDSASMMRHYGYPLYMVEGSPENIKITTPNDFYIFRAIVDARENSQIFG from the coding sequence ATGAATACCGCTCTTATTTTTGCCGGAGGCACTGGCCAGAGAATGAATTCTAGAACATTACCCAAGCAGTTTCTTGAATTGCACGGGAAGCCTATCATTATCCATACTCTGGAGCATTTTGAAAAGCACCAAGATATTGATGCAATAGTTGTTGTATGCTTGGAAACTTGGATAGAGCATCTAAAATGTCTCCTCAAAAAATTTTCTATTGAGAAAGTAGTAGAAATTGTTCCAGGAGGTGCGAATGGACAGGAGTCAATCTTTCATGGGTTGAGAGCGTTGCACGATAGATATCCAGATGACACGGTGGTATTAATTCATGATGGAGTACGCCCCCTAATTGACAGGGAAACAATATCTCTCAATATTGAATCTGTGCTGAAAAACGGGAATGCCATTACGGTGTCCCATGTAGTGGAAACGGTTGCGGTTGGAAATGAAGACGGAACATTGGGGGATATCTTCGATAGAAGTAAAGTCGTATTTGCGAAAGCTCCTCAAAGCTTTTATTTGGGACATATCTTTGAAGCGCATATGAAGGCTATTGAGGAAGGCTTAAAAGAATTTATTGATAGCGCGAGTATGATGCGCCATTATGGTTATCCACTATACATGGTAGAAGGTTCACCAGAAAATATAAAAATCACAACTCCTAACGACTTTTATATTTTCCGGGCTATCGTTGATGCGAGAGAAAATTCTCAGATTTTTGGTTGA
- a CDS encoding CDP-glycerol glycerophosphotransferase family protein has protein sequence MIPFLRFISKLAMLVLLFPLRVFPVQKNRVLLLNNILNFNAKYACSPKYLAEYILEHYPQSFEVVFPLGKEIDGSSLISRGITVVRLGTLKYYYYVLTSKFFITTSGAISYIPFRKSQVVINTWHGGGAYKKMGIDTSDSFFYRQDCKITASKTSYFLSSNKYFSDIVERSLLIDRNKILEIGLPRNDIFFTDYSDISSRIKIKYGIDPNAKIVMYAPTYRTPGENTFLTHQLGPYEIDSKSVIQALTTRFGGDWVFVLRLHPSIADQLQDIPENVIDMSGHDDIQELMCTADVLINDYSSTMWDFVQTRKPCFIFASDLKDYETNRGLYTKPSSWPFPLSTTNEELAQNILRFDEDKYAQDVAYYFKWMQNFEDGHACEKVCKLMLDRMMKEEQK, from the coding sequence ATGATTCCTTTTCTCAGGTTTATTTCGAAATTAGCAATGCTGGTTTTACTTTTTCCACTCAGGGTATTTCCAGTACAAAAAAATCGAGTACTTCTGCTAAATAATATTTTAAACTTCAATGCAAAGTATGCATGTAGTCCAAAATATTTGGCTGAGTATATATTAGAACACTATCCACAGAGTTTTGAAGTTGTATTTCCATTGGGCAAAGAAATTGATGGGAGCAGCCTCATTTCACGAGGCATTACTGTTGTTAGACTGGGAACGCTTAAATACTATTATTATGTGCTGACATCAAAGTTTTTTATTACTACAAGTGGTGCAATTTCATACATACCTTTTCGCAAAAGTCAAGTTGTAATCAATACCTGGCATGGGGGTGGAGCCTATAAAAAAATGGGAATAGACACATCTGATAGTTTTTTCTATCGCCAGGATTGCAAAATTACCGCTTCCAAGACGTCTTATTTTCTATCGTCCAATAAATATTTTTCGGATATTGTTGAGCGGAGCCTATTGATTGACCGCAATAAAATACTTGAAATAGGCCTTCCAAGAAATGACATCTTTTTTACGGATTATTCGGATATTTCTTCACGGATCAAAATTAAATATGGAATTGATCCCAATGCAAAAATTGTAATGTATGCGCCTACATACAGGACACCGGGAGAGAATACCTTTTTGACGCATCAACTTGGCCCCTATGAGATCGATAGCAAATCAGTGATTCAAGCCTTGACCACGAGATTTGGAGGGGACTGGGTTTTTGTATTAAGGCTACATCCAAGTATTGCGGATCAGTTGCAGGATATTCCAGAGAATGTCATTGATATGTCGGGTCATGATGATATTCAGGAATTGATGTGTACGGCAGACGTTCTTATCAATGACTATTCATCTACGATGTGGGATTTCGTTCAGACAAGAAAACCATGCTTCATTTTTGCAAGCGATTTAAAAGATTATGAGACGAACCGCGGGCTGTATACAAAACCTTCAAGCTGGCCTTTTCCTCTGTCTACAACCAATGAGGAACTAGCGCAGAATATACTGCGGTTTGATGAAGATAAGTACGCACAGGATGTTGCTTATTATTTCAAGTGGATGCAAAACTTTGAAGATGGACATGCCTGTGAAAAAGTATGTAAACTGATGCTGGATAGAATGATGAAAGAGGAACAAAAATGA
- a CDS encoding N-acetyl sugar amidotransferase, whose amino-acid sequence METRKYQVCTNCVMDTSDSKIVFDEKGVCDHCHNFYENIKPNWNPQGNAEELNRLIENIKRDGQGKKYDCLIGLSGGVDSSYVAYSAVKKWGLRPLIFAVDTCWNLDVANKNIQKIIDKLGVDVHYVKIDHDEMMDLQLAFFKSQVPYQDTPQDHMIFASLYNFAAENGFKYILTGGNYSTECVREPNEWVHENDIRLIKDIHKRFGTRQLKHMKFCGMFKYRLYYRYFKGIRVCKVLDLVPYFKKEAIEELQNEFGWEPYANKHFESIFTRFYEGYWLPKKFGYDKRRAHFSSLILTGQLSRDEALEILKSPPYSEDTAMEDMAFICNEMGISVDEFKELMAGENKTYKDYKNGYSLIHTAREIAKVFGVERRNIR is encoded by the coding sequence ATGGAAACGCGTAAATACCAGGTGTGTACAAATTGTGTCATGGATACAAGCGACTCAAAAATTGTATTTGATGAGAAGGGCGTTTGCGACCATTGTCATAATTTTTATGAAAATATAAAGCCAAATTGGAATCCGCAAGGAAATGCAGAAGAGTTAAATAGACTCATTGAAAACATTAAAAGAGATGGCCAAGGTAAAAAGTACGATTGCCTTATTGGCTTGAGCGGCGGCGTAGACAGCTCTTACGTTGCATATAGCGCAGTGAAAAAGTGGGGACTACGTCCTCTTATTTTTGCTGTGGACACATGCTGGAATCTGGATGTAGCTAATAAAAATATTCAAAAGATTATTGATAAGCTTGGCGTAGATGTACATTATGTCAAGATTGATCATGATGAGATGATGGACCTCCAGCTTGCATTCTTCAAGTCCCAGGTGCCTTATCAGGATACACCTCAGGATCATATGATTTTTGCATCTTTATATAATTTTGCTGCAGAAAACGGCTTTAAGTATATTTTAACAGGGGGTAATTACTCTACGGAATGTGTTAGAGAACCAAACGAATGGGTTCACGAGAATGATATTCGTTTAATTAAGGATATTCATAAGAGATTTGGTACGCGGCAGCTGAAGCATATGAAATTCTGTGGCATGTTTAAATATCGGTTATATTACCGGTATTTTAAAGGAATACGGGTATGTAAAGTATTGGATTTGGTTCCATATTTTAAGAAAGAAGCCATTGAAGAACTTCAAAACGAGTTTGGTTGGGAACCTTATGCGAATAAACATTTTGAAAGTATCTTTACCCGGTTTTATGAGGGCTATTGGCTTCCCAAAAAGTTTGGATATGATAAGCGAAGGGCACACTTCTCCAGTCTCATTTTAACAGGACAGCTTAGTCGTGATGAAGCCCTGGAAATTTTGAAAAGTCCTCCATACAGCGAAGACACAGCAATGGAGGATATGGCTTTTATTTGCAATGAGATGGGTATTTCTGTTGATGAGTTTAAGGAGTTAATGGCGGGTGAGAATAAGACCTATAAGGATTATAAAAATGGTTATTCACTCATCCATACTGCGAGAGAAATTGCAAAAGTGTTTGGTGTAGAGAGAAGAAATATTAGATAG